GACGGTTAACTTCTTCGCCGGCACCGGCATCGAGGTCCTTCCCGGTATCCCCAACAATCAGCTCCAGAGGTTTGCCGATGATTTTGACAATGCCAAGGATTGGGTTAAGGAAAATATTAGCACCCATATGCACGATGGAGGCGTCAAGATCAAGTAAGCTAAGTgcatcaaaatattttcaaaaaatacaaaaacttgTATATAGACTTATAGAGCCCTTAAAACAGGCTTAACCTGTCGAGCCAGCGGTTCCCATTCCCTACTTAGGGAGAAGGTGGGTTTTAAAAATAGAAGTTTGCTAAAGAACGACTTTCTTGGCCTGCCGGCCTGCGGGCTTGGCAAGGCAGGCCAGACGGGCTAAACgctttatatatagagagagaaagagcaTTGTATAGTAtagttttttaatatatataggttattttagttatttttgtatgtgcaaatgataaaatttagaaaaacaatacattaacaatttttttaaaaaatggccTGGCGGGCCCACCTAGCTCGCGGGCCGAATGCGGGGCGGTTCGGACCAACACAACTCAGATTTGTCAAAGATCGGGCATTTCTGACCCGTCACGTCTCACAAGCCCGTATTGACAGTtctacttgtgtgagactgtttaaatgaaaatgtaaatgcTTATAAGTatacaaatttaatattaattgggaATAACATGTTTTTCATGCATGCACTTAATATATCACAGGTACATAGCCGTTGGAAATGAGCCGTTCTTGAAGGCATACAATGGATCGTTCTTGCATTCAGTATTTCCGGCATTGCAGAACATCCAGAAGGCTCTCGATGAAGCCGGTCTTGGAAATAAGATCAAAGCGACCATCCCCCAAAACGCTGACGTATACTCGTCCGGCACCGGCGGCCCCTCCGACGGCAATTTCCGGAAAGACATCAGGGATCTCATGATCAAGATTTGCCGTTTTCTCAGGGACCACAGATCTCCATTCATCGTCAACATTTACCCTTTCCTTAGTCTCTACGAAAACAAGAATTTCCCCGTCGAGTTCGCCTTCTTCGACGGTGGCGCCAAGCCCGTTCATGACAATGGTAAATCTAACCAAAATTCAGATTTTTGTAACAACAAGATTACAAGTTACTCCAAGTGATCTATTGACCTTCTTATCAATCTGTCAGTTATGAGTTACTATATTTTTATCTCTGTAATattcttgattaaaaaaaaaaaaaatctctgtAATATTCTATCACTTATAAAAATTGgtcatatttttaataaaattgattttacacctaaaaaattataaggtagtctattttatattttctctatCCATTAGAGTCCATATCCCACCACTTAGCCAAGCACTGTGTGCTCAGACCACCTAGCCAAGCACCGTGTACTCAAacacatgtagtgactctcccatatgggacgTCATGTGATTGTGCTCAGCGGAGGCGTTGTTAACTCTTTATGCTTTTatcagatactacaatgtaatagagtgaGCAGCATTTTGGATATTGTTTGATTAATGGGAATTGAATTTACAGGACGGACGTACTCGAATATGTTCGATGCTAACTTGGATACGCTAATATGGTCGTTGAAGAAAGCGCAATGCGAGGACGTGAGCGTGATCGTGGGCGAGATCGGGTGGCCGACGGACGGGAACAAGAACGCCAACATGAAAATGGCGGAGAAATTCTACAAGGGATTCCTGAGGAAAATGGCGAAGAAGGAAGGCACGCCGGTGCACAAGGAGGAGGTGGAGTTCTACCTCTTCAGTTTCACCGACGAGAACACGAAGAGCGTAGCGCCGGGGGGATTCGAGCGCCACTGGGGCATATTCGGCTACGACGGCAAGCCCAAATTCCCGATCGACTTCACCGGCGGCGGCACCGAGAAGATGCCGGTGGGCGCCAAGCACGTGCCGTACCTCCCGGCGCAGTGGTGCGTGCTCAACCCCGACAAGAAAGACTCGCAATCCGTCGGGAAGAACATCGCGTACGCTTGCGCCATGTCGGATTGCACGGCGCTGGCCGACGGCGCGTCGTGCGAGAATCTCGACGCGCATAGCCGCGCGTCGTACGCGTTCAACATGTATTACCAGATCAACAACCAGGACGTGGAGGCCTGCAACTTCGAGGGGTTGGCTAAGATCGTGAAGAGTAATGCCTCCACCGGCGGCTGCTTGTTCCCCGTTGCGTTGGAGAGTGGTGGGACCAGAATCGGCGTTGGGATCACCATCTTTGCCgggatcttcttcttcttagcaCTCCTATAGAAAGGAGGGATTCACCCAAATTTACGATTGTATACTTTCTCgtaaattaaataatgtattcaAAAACAATGAAGgaatttaatttacaaattatagtATGAAAGATTTTGGAGTGTTtttcttaattgatttttttttttttttttttttctttgagtgCTTACAATGCACTTTCTTAATTGATATTAAATATCATGCAAATGTGAAAAAACACAAAGTATTTATAGAATAAAGacattaaaaaatgaatttaaaatttaaatagtaacTCCAAAAACTTACAAAATaatcagattattataaatttgattttaagatcaaaattgaaaacaatataattaattttgaaattgatcaaaattaaatcaacaatttgtaacatttaattatttatgtaatAAGGTCAAAGAtaccttttaaattttatggaaataaTCATTAAGGCAtcgaattttaaaattttcaaattaatctaTGAACTTgatcaaactctttaaaaaatttaattgaagtCTATttggcataataataataataataattattattattattatttaaaaataaaaattaatggtttaattgttattttggtTAAAGTTGAATAACATATTTAATCATTATCTAATTctttattattgtatattttataatattaaatttcactCTTATTAATCGATTATTGTAAAATTATCACATCTAGTCTtgctattttaattttgtcacattatattattgacttttatttatttctcacAACTagtcattattttaaattttataatttcgcAAATTAAGactaacatataattatattatttaattaaagacTTTACAAGATAACACGGGAACTTACGTGTTGGGCAAGAGGTCTGAATGAAAAAAGTTACATATTGAAACTCATTATTAAAcggtaaaataattaaaatttaaatgaataattaattatgatggacaaataaaatgtaatgcgacaattaaaagaatatgaataaatgttgtaatattaatattataatttgctaaattttgtaattatgtattttagttaAGTAATTTAACATGCATCAAATATCTTCCGGTTAATTTTTCCGGTGTACCGTTGTTTACTAAAAAAGGAATGCATGAATTGAATTCTCCACTCGGCACCGTGACGCCTTAACCAAGCTCCCTAATCGTTTGATCTGATCAAATATGGTTGTTCAAAGAAGCTGCTGCTCAACAACATTGGTAAGCAAGGCCAAAatgtattttgttttactttctGGAACGCAGTGAGGAAACTCCAAGACCCATCTGAATCGTCGCTCTCTAGATCCACCTCCAATCTAGATTCTAGGGTATTGATCTGTCATCTGTGCAGTTACTCGTGTTCAAAAGCGATTGGCATTGCGGCCGCTCTTGATCCGTCGGTGGTGGGATGATATATGGGCTAGGGGTTCGGATTTGAAGGAGCGTGTTATTTTTGTATGAGAATGAGCGTGTTTGATGGGACTTGAGCTGCTGATAAGGCGAATTAGGTTTCTCTGCTCGAGTGTTTGCAGGTTTTAGGTTTTGGAGGGGAACATGTTTTGGAGGGAAACAGAGAGGGAGGACAGAGAACAGAATGGAGGTCCGCCTTGTGGATATGTCAGAGTGCTTGTTGTTGGAGACTCAGGTaattcggttttttttttttcctttgtgcGTTTACTTGAAGAAATTGCATTATTTTGCCCGTTTGGAATGTGTTTGCTGTATGTCATGTGCTGTCATTTGGATTCGGAAATGAATGAGAGAATGAAATGTGCTAATATATCATGGTTTCAAGACAATGGATGATGGAATTTGGTTGTTGTTTTTACTCACCTCAATTAGAAAAGTTCAGGTACATGTTAGGACTTAGGACCAGAGTGTTTGAACTTTTAgaacaatttttgtttttatttttccttataagtattTAACTTTTACAAGTTTAGTTGCTATTTGCTATCATATAGACTTATGATATGGTGGAATATGTTGCTAATCGACATTTTAGGTTCATGAGAAGACATTTTTATTAACATGTTTTGAATATTACATTGTTGGTTCCTCTTGATAATTGGAGATAAAGTTAAGACATATGAAGTTTTGTAATAATTGTGTGCAGCTgcagaatatatattattgtgtttcACAACTAAGGTTGTGGTATAACCAGAGGCATTTGAACTATTTGGGGGTTGTTTGGTTTAAAAGAGGGGCTATTGGGGTGGGGggagaaggggggggggggggNNNNNNNNNNNNNNNNNNNNNNNNNNNNNNNNNNNNNNNNNNNNNNNNNNNNNNNNNNNNNNNNNNNNNNNNNNNNNNNNNNNNNNNNNNNNNNNNNNNNNNNNNNNNNNNNNNNNNNNNNNNNNNNNNNNNNNNNNNNNNNNNNNNNNNNNNNNNNNNNNNNNNNNNNNNNNNNNNNNNNNNNNNNNNNNNNNNNNNNNNNNNNNNNNNNNNNNNNNNNNNNNNNNNNNNNNNNNNNNNNNNNNNNNNNNNNNNNNNNNNNNNNNNNNNNNNNNNNNNNNNNNNNNNNNNNNNNNNNNNNNNNNNNNNNNNNNNNNNNNNNNNNNNNNNNNNNNNNNNNNNNNNNNNNNNNNNNNNNNNNNNNNNNNNNNNNNNNNNNNNNNNNNNNNNNNNNNNNNNNNNNNNNNNNNNNNNNNNNNNNNNNNNNNNNNNNNNNNNNNNNNNNNNNNNNNNNNNNNNNNNNNNNNNNNNNNNNNNNNNNNNNNNNNNggggggggggggggggggggggggggggggggggggggggggggggggggggggggggggggggggggggggggggggggggggggggggggggggggggggggggggggggggggggttgtgaTATCAGGATTGGTGGGGAACTGGGGATTACCAGATTGGGTAAAAGATAGAACTGAATTGTTGATCCTATCTTTGGTTTAAAGTAGTGATGGGATTGAAGGGAATGACTAACAACACCATGTTAATTAGTGATGGCTCTAaagcaaaaaaatattaacttaCCCATCATATATGACGAAGTGAGTTAGAGACTTAGAGGTAGTCAGGGTGGGATTGAGGGTGAATTGTTCAATCTTCCCCTTCTATCCCACTTCTCATCTCCCCCGTGGGATTGTATCTTCCAGAAGATGCAATCCTGTGGCTTCAGGCTTGTACGGTTGTACCAAACAGTGGACTTGGGGGATATTGGGGGGGACTGTGAGTACAATCCCTTTTGTCCACCCTAGCCCAATAACTCTTTTGATTCCACATGGTTTTTTGTTTGTCGAGTTTGTATTACAGATAGTGATTAAAACCAGAGATGACTATTAAACCTTGCAGGACTCTCCTTTGGTGATTagttgttgaaattgagggattgttgaatattaggaaagcTATATTCAATATTCAACAGTTGTATAACCTTCTGAAGCATACTCTTATGTACTTTAACATCTACTTTGACCTTGATATTGATTGCTGACCTTCACATGATAATATTGGTAGGTGTGGGGAAGACCTCTCTTGTTCATCTGATTCTTAATGGCTCTTCTGTTGCTCGCCCTCCTCAAACAATTGGCTGTTCAGTATGCGTGAAGGTAAGACTTGGAATCTTGGATATAATGTGTCCCTCTTTGTAATGTGCTATTAGGTTCAGATGGAAATCCAGTCTTATATAGTGCCTTCTTTGCAGCACACTACTTATGGAAATTCTGGTAGTTCATCAAGTAATATCAAAGGTGACAGTGAAAGAGAATTTTTTATTGAGCTTTGGGATATATCTGGACATGAACGCTACAAAGATTGCAGATCTATATTGTACTCACAGATCAATGGTGAGCAAGGATcctatttttctttgttttgttttattttattatttactttttatgttCTGTAAAATTCCTTTTACCTACTCACAAAATTTCCTTTAGTTACATATATGTTTAAAATGCCATTCACTATGCCACCTGAATTTTTAGGTCAAAAGATCACTGGCACACAAAATTTTATTGCAACTTTTTTTGTGCTACCAAATTAGGCTCTTCATTTCATTCGAGCGTTTTTTCTTTCCTTCACTTGTTGCAAGGTGCAGGAAAGAATCATGCACCAATTACTTGTTTATGACCAACTTTATTGGCTAAACTTCAATACAGATTAGatgatttttatttgtttctagtttaggtgttatttttgtTTATGATCTCTCTCAAAGAAGGACAAAGGCAAGCTTGCAAAAATGGGCTGCAGAGATTGCAGCAATTGGAACATTCTCAGCTCCTTTAGCTTCTGGAGGCCCTGGGGGTCTTCCTGTTCCTTATATTGTAATTGGTAACAAGGCAGATATTGCTTCAAAAAAGGGTACAAGAGGGAGCAGTGGCAATCTTGTTGATGTAGCCCGCCAATGGGTCGAGAGGCAGGGCTTTCTGCCTTCAAGTGAAGAAATTCCATTGACAGAAAGTTTCCCTGGCAGTGAAGGGATTGTTGCGGTAAGCTCTGTAACCAAAAGCTTATTCTAAACATCTTTAATCTCCTGGGTTTTCTATTTAATGGAGCACATAGCTTCTTGAGTTATTATTACTTGGAGTTTCGGACCTTTTACTTCGTGTAACAAATTCTCTACTTTA
This portion of the Ipomoea triloba cultivar NCNSP0323 chromosome 5, ASM357664v1 genome encodes:
- the LOC116020664 gene encoding glucan endo-1,3-beta-glucosidase 8; the protein is MPAQPPQRNHTMQPVVGVRLAIWAGFALVLLTATSPAVHGLGVNWGNQAAQVLNPAIIVQMLKDNHIDKVKLFDSDHWTVNFFAGTGIEVLPGIPNNQLQRFADDFDNAKDWVKENISTHMHDGGVKIKYIAVGNEPFLKAYNGSFLHSVFPALQNIQKALDEAGLGNKIKATIPQNADVYSSGTGGPSDGNFRKDIRDLMIKICRFLRDHRSPFIVNIYPFLSLYENKNFPVEFAFFDGGAKPVHDNGRTYSNMFDANLDTLIWSLKKAQCEDVSVIVGEIGWPTDGNKNANMKMAEKFYKGFLRKMAKKEGTPVHKEEVEFYLFSFTDENTKSVAPGGFERHWGIFGYDGKPKFPIDFTGGGTEKMPVGAKHVPYLPAQWCVLNPDKKDSQSVGKNIAYACAMSDCTALADGASCENLDAHSRASYAFNMYYQINNQDVEACNFEGLAKIVKSNASTGGCLFPVALESGGTRIGVGITIFAGIFFFLALL
- the LOC116020683 gene encoding small GTPase LIP1-like, which produces MFWRETEREDREQNGGPPCGYVRVLVVGDSGVGKTSLVHLILNGSSVARPPQTIGCSVCVKHTTYGNSGSSSSNIKGDSEREFFIELWDISGHERYKDCRSILYSQINGVIFVYDLSQRRTKASLQKWAAEIAAIGTFSAPLASGGPGGLPVPYIVIGNKADIASKKGTRGSSGNLVDVARQWVERQGFLPSSEEIPLTESFPGSEGIVAAAKEARYDKEALMKFFHKLIRRRYFSDDLPGRPWSTSVHKPPQKSHEISSEEDHLYKSSSFSSDPYKYNALLPMHYPLQPEINSIASARSDL